From the genome of Mycobacterium kansasii ATCC 12478:
CGTCTTGCCGGTCGTCGGCAGGAACGTGTAGCGCGTCACCCGGCGCAGCCCCAGATGCTGACTCTGCTTGTACGCCGCCGAATTGATCGCTTCCCGGGGGAACAACAACGACTCGAGAAGCTCCGGCCTGAGCGACGGTCCCGGCTCGCCGCCAACCAACCGGCCCACCACAACGGCTGCACGGTCGAGCACCGGCCAGGGCCCATCGCCGTCGCAGACCAGGTGAGCGAGCACGCTGTCGTCGGACCCGAATACGGTCACATCGTCCTTCTTGCGGACGGTCTTGGCGATTTGCCGCCGGTCGGGATCACTGAGCGTCGCTGGAGCGGGCTTCTCGTTGATCGAGCTGATCCGGCCCAAGACCGCGCCGCCCGCTCCGCGCACCTCGACGTGGATGTCGTTGCCGACGTCCATGCCCGTCAAAGTCACGAGCTTCCAGAACTTCTGCGCCGCTTTGCCGCCGCTGTGCACTCGGGCGGTACGGGCCAGCAGAACGTTATCGGTTCCGCGGAGCTCCCACCGGTGGCCCAGCGGCGAGGCGCCGGCGCAAAAGACGGCCGAGAGGCCGCCGGGACGAGCCAACTCGCCGAGCGATCGTGCCACGGCTTCATCCATGCGAAGCAAAATATCGCGGGCCGGCTAGTCGGGCCGTACCGCCTAAAACTCAGTCAGGCCCCGTACACCGGAACCGGTGGCCGCGACTTGGCCAGCAGGTCGGCGACCACGGGCCCCAACTCGGCGGGATCCCATCGCGCGCCCTTGTCGACCTGCGGGCCATGTGCCCACCCCTCGGCGACCCGGATGATGCCGCCCTCGACCTCGAACACCCTTCCGCTGACATCGCGGGATTCGGCGCTGCCCAGCCACACCACCAGCGGGGAGATGTTCTCGGCCGCCATCGCGTCGAAACCCTCGTCGGGCTTGGCCATCATCTCGGCAAAGACGGTCTCGGTCATGCGAGTACGGGCCGACGGTGCGATGGCATTGACGGTGACGCCGTAGCGGACCATCTCCGCGGCGCCGACGAGCGTCATCGCCGCGATGCCCGCCTTGGCGGCGCTGTAGTTGCCCTGTCCGACGCTGCCCTGCAGGCCCGCACCGGAGCTGGTGTTGATGATCCGGGCGTCAACAGTTTTCCCTGCCTTGGACAGTCCCCGCCAATATGACGCGGCATGCCGCATCGTGGCGAAGTGGCCCTTGAGGTGCACGGCGACGACGGCGTCGAACTCCTCCTCGCTGGTGTTGGCCATCATGCGGTCGCGCACAATGCCGGCATTGTTCACCAAAACGTCGAGGCCACCGAAAGTTTCGACGGCGGTCTGGATCAGGCCGGCCGCCTGGTTCCAATCGGAGACGTCGGATCCGTTGGTGACGGCTTCGCCACCGGCCGCGGTGATCTCGTCGACCACGCCCTGCGCCGCGCTGCCGCCGCCTGCGGGCGAACCGTCCAGCCCCACCCCGATGTCGTTGACCACCACGCGCGCGCCCTCGGCCGCGAAGGCCAGCGCATGCGCGCGACCGATACCGCCGCCCGCTCCGGTGACGATGACGACTCGGCCGTCAACCAGGCCCATACCTTTGCTCCTTACTGG
Proteins encoded in this window:
- a CDS encoding SDR family oxidoreductase produces the protein MGLVDGRVVIVTGAGGGIGRAHALAFAAEGARVVVNDIGVGLDGSPAGGGSAAQGVVDEITAAGGEAVTNGSDVSDWNQAAGLIQTAVETFGGLDVLVNNAGIVRDRMMANTSEEEFDAVVAVHLKGHFATMRHAASYWRGLSKAGKTVDARIINTSSGAGLQGSVGQGNYSAAKAGIAAMTLVGAAEMVRYGVTVNAIAPSARTRMTETVFAEMMAKPDEGFDAMAAENISPLVVWLGSAESRDVSGRVFEVEGGIIRVAEGWAHGPQVDKGARWDPAELGPVVADLLAKSRPPVPVYGA